Genomic segment of Ailuropoda melanoleuca isolate Jingjing chromosome 1, ASM200744v2, whole genome shotgun sequence:
TACATTTCTTGATAAGTTcatttctaagcattttaaaaaatagctttaatgAGGCGTAATTCACCGTACAGAGTTGCACAGCTATCCCCATGAGTCAGTTTTAGGACTTGTCACCACCCCCAAAATTTCCCTCGTTTTGTTGCAGCCTATCCCACTTCCACCCCCAGCCTTAGGcaaacactgatttttctttctctacagattttccttttctggacatttaCCATGAACAGCATCGTATCATATGTAATCTTttgatctggcttctttcagtttgcataatatttttgaggttcatttgAATTGCAGCATGTATCAGTAATTTGCTGATAGTATTTTAATTGCTGAACAGTATTCCACTGCATAGctctcccacattttcttttcttttcttttttttttttttaaagattttatttatttatttgacagagatagagacagacagccagcgagagagggaacacaagcagggggagcgggagaggaagaagcaggctcacagcggaggagcctgatgtggggctcgatcccagaacactgggatcacgccctgagccaaaggcagatgcttaaccattgtgccacccaggcgcccctctcccacattttctttatcccttcatcagtTGGTGAGCTAGTATGAATAATACTGTTACGGATATTTGTACGCAAGGTTTATggggacatatgttttcatttctcttaggtagaTTCCTTGGAGTGAAGTTGCTGGGTCGAACAATAAGCTGatctttttaaggaactgcccAAATGTTTTCCTAAGTAGATGTACTGTCCTGTTTTAGATTTTCACAAAGAGTGGCTGAGGATTCcagttactccacatcctcaccaacacctggtATTGATGTCTTTTCGATAATAGTCATTTTAGTGGGTCTGTCTTAGTTATCTAGCTACATAACAGAATTACCCCAAAATTTAACTGcttaaaagcaaacattttttaccTGGCAGTCTCTGTGGGTCAGGAACGTAGGTGTGGTGAGCTAGGTTCTCCGGTTTAGGATTTCAGGTAAGATTGCGTTCAAGGTATTGTCTGTGGCTCTTCCACCTCAAGGCTTGACTGGGCGGGGGGGATCTGCTTCCACGTTCACTCAAGGGGTTGTTAGTTGGATTCAGTTCCATATGGTCTGTTGGACTGAGGGCCTTAGCTTCTCGCTGGCTGTTGGCTGAAGGTCTCCTTCAGTTCTTTGGCACGTGGGCTTCACCAAAGGGCGGCTCacacatggcagctggcttccatcagaatgaatgagtgagagagcaagagacggGGAACAAGATGAAGCCAGAGTCTTTTTGTGACTTAATCTCAGAAACGATACCCCATTACTTAGAGACAACCTACCACATtcactgtggttttctttttttttttttttttatcactgtggtttttatttgcatttccttaatgactgaTGCTGTTGAACACCTTTCCACATGTGTATTAGCCGTTCATATATCCTCTGGTGAAATAAATAGCCACTCAagtttttgcccatttaaaaaactgagttgTTTGCCTTCTAACTATTGAGTCACAAGAATTCTTTCTATACTCTGGATACACATACTTCACTGGATATTTGATTTACAAAttgtattggttttctattgctTTGGTAGCAAATTACTGGAATCTTAGCAGTTTAAACGACATGAATTTATTATCTGACGGATCTATAGGTCAGAAATCTGCTGGGCAGGTCTCACTGACCTAAAATGTGCATGTCTGCAGCCATACCCCTTTTGGAGGCTCTAGGTGGGAGTCTGTTTCCTGCTCACTCAGGCTGTTGGCACAATTCAGTATCTTGTGTTACAGGACCAAGGTCCTCATGTTCTTGCTGGTTGTAAGTCGAGGGAATGGCCCAGGGGCCACTGAGTTCCTTGATTCttggcccccttcctccatcGTCAAGCCAAATCATCACCAACAGGTCGAATCTTCCCCATGTTGTGTCTCTCTGACCCTTCTTCATTATCAATGTGTCTTTCACCATAGCTGGGAAAGGGTCTCCTCTTTTAGGGACTCATATGATTAGGTTGGGAACATCTAGACAATAAAGGATAATCTCTACATCTCAAGTTCTTTACCATTAATCATATCTGTAGagtccctttgccatgtaaaattatatactcataggttctagggattaggaaaTACACATTGGGGGCATGCAGCAATACTCTGCCTaccatacaaatattttcttccagtctgtggtgtatcatttcattttcttaatggtatccTTTGAAGTACAAAGTCTTGAATTTTGATGATGtccagtttattgattttttttttctttcatgaatcatgcTAAGAATCCTTGGCCTAACCCAAGGTCCTGAAgattttccctatgttttcttctagaaatttttagTTTCAGCTCTTCGATTTAGATttatgatccactttgagttaatttttatatattgttctaGGTAAGGATCTAatcaatctctttctttctttctttctttctttctttctttctttctttctttctttctttcctccctccctctttctttctgcaTATATCTTTCCAGTTATTTCAGCACTCTTTATTGAAAAAACTCTCCTTTCATTGAATTGTTTTGGCACCTGTGCTGAAAATCAGTTGGCTGTAATTGTCAGGATTTATTTCTAAACTCTCAATTCTCTTCCACTGATTTGTATGTCTCCCCTTGTACCAATATAACACTGCCTTCTTTTCTAGGtctttttaagtgtttgttaCTATTAGGAATGGAGTTGAGATTATTttgaatctaaaatatttttttaagattttatttatttatttgacagagagagagacagccagtgagagagggaacacaagcagggggagtgggagagggagaagcaggctcccagtggaggagcctgatgctgggctcaatcccagaatgctgggatcacgccctgagccaaaggcagatgcttaacgactgagccacccaggcgcccctgaatctaaaatattcttaactcagaaatattttccttaaactcACTGAGAGTTATTTAATCTATTATAGCACCATCTTGGGTTtggaacagaaacaaaatgaaacttttatGCCTACGTGAGGTAACTTGAAAATTGCGTTGAATATATTAAATTCTATCAGACTAAGGTGCGTCAGATGTTTTGATGTTAGTGTTATGTTAAATGTCTTGATGAATAGTATTTAATTTTGTACTTTGAATTTGAACAGGTTattgtttgttattattattacatactCATATTCCCTTTGTATAAGTAACATTTCCAAAGATccgattttctttcttcttccttccagatCAACCTCTGGAATCCCGTAGACTCTGCAACAAGCCAATTCAGAGCTTGCCCAACATGGACAGCATTTTCAGTGAAGCCTTTCTGAAGATGCGGAAGCAGCATCCCGGGTGCCTTTCTCAGGAGACGTGTGTCCGTGCAGTCCAGGCTGCCGTCCAGTATCCCTATGAAGTGGGCctcaagaaggaggaggagctgtTTATGTACCTTCAGAAATCAGGGCAGGCTAGAGCCCTGCaatatgtcttctttgcagagaGGAATGTCAGTAAGTGGTCAACTCCCTCAGGAGCGTCCTGGAAAACAGCAGTGGCACATCACATCTCCTCAGTTGGCGTTGTCGGTAAGAACGTGGTGGGGTTAAAGTCATTCTCCAAACCTACACATACAAAGTGCTGCCATTTGCTTAGGGCCACCAGGTACCAGGCTCTACACTAAACACATTGCTTGTGTGGCTAACGTATTTTCCACCCCAGCCCGtgaattatcttcattttacatgtGAGGCCTAGAGACAACAGCCTCCTCACCAGTGAGCTAAACGCAAGCGGTGTGAGGATCTGACGCTAGGTCTGTCTGACTTAAGACTCTAGGTActtttgtggctttttttgtACTCATTGCCTGTTCTTCCCTTCATGAATCTCTCACTCCTATATTTCCCAGCAATGATTATTATTTGTACCACATTTCAAAGTATGGTCTGTCACTCTGGTAGCTAGGTATTTGGAATGAAGGCTCTGTCTTTCTGGTCCCTGGAttcattcacttttcttttgACACCACTATCCTCAAATCTGTCTGCACCCTGAAATAGTGACCTCCTTACTTTCCCTCTGgaatttttccaaacaaaatgtcttttttcctcaGAAGCTAGCCCTCTGATTGGCTTCTTTGGGCTACTTTCCTAAGCTTCTCTTGTTCTTAGTCTTGACCCAAGAATGGTCTTTGGTGGATTTTAAACCCCCTGAAATGGTAACCAAAATGTTATATGTGTCAGCTTATGTATAGTCTTCTGAGGGAGGAGGTCCATAGTTAACTAAAAGTGTCAGCTTTCTTAACCCTCACCCAGCTGTCCAGCTCCAACCCAATTTAGAGGGAAGGAGCCAACTCTACATCTTCTCAGTTTGCTGTATCAGTCACACTGTGCTCTTTCCAGCATTGACTCTGTTcacttgtgattttttaaattttattttatttaaatgcaactaattaacatatagggtattattagtttcagaggtagagctcagtgattcatcagttgcatataacacccagtgctcattccatcacatgccctccttaatgcctgtcacccagttactccatccccccactcacttgTGATTTTTAAAGGAGATGGATAGTGTGACAGAGAACTAtgagtgtttcttttttgtgctttgtTCAGCAATACCAATATTTGTTTCTAGTTGTGTGCTTATCCTGTTTCTTCTCTATATTCCTTCAAGCCAAGAATAATTGATGCAATGTAACAGCAAAGGTGAAATTTATCAGTATTGTGTTCATCACCCATTGTTTGAGAGTTTCCCTATTCCCTTGTTGTgacccttttaaaaaagatttcagatTCGTGTCTGGCATGAAATGTCTCAAagtttgtagttttgtttttttaagtatagcCCATAttgttcagaaaaatatttgaagaagcaTTTAAAATCCATGGACGATAACTTGGATACAAATAAAGCGAGAGAGTTTGGTCATTTCCCCCTCGTCACGTCTGTCCCCATACTGCTCCACACTTGACTGTGGTGACGCAGCCTCCTGCTGCACCCTGTGCCCTCTGGAACCCTCCTACACCTTGGTCTGCTTCCTGCCTGACACCTGGCTTACTCTTGGCACCTGCCCCTCCTGCAGCCCTCTCAGGAGAATGCCGCTGATTCTCTCGCAGTCCACACCCCCGGTGTCACTTCCCAGTTCCCTTCTCAGACCATTATCTCTTTCAGGACACTCCTCTGTGGTGCTGCCATCTGGTCTGatcactctctccctcctcattACTGTCATTACTCCTCCCAGCCCCATTTGCTGAACATTTTGGCTGGCTCACAGTTATCCACTTCCCCCCAAATCCTGCTGCCACCCTGATTGTCTTCATTGTCTGTGTGGACAATGCATCCAGCCCTGTTGCTTTCCAGTTCCTTTGCCTCCTCAGATCCAGTAATGTTCACCTCATTTCATTTCCATGGCCCCTACTTATGACGTTTCCGTAGGTCTTGCCTTTACCTTGAATATTTCTCCACCTCTGAAATCCAAATTCTGACCTTTCCCCGACAACCTTGTATCTTCCCACCTCTCTTCGTTGGTTATTACATCTACGTCCGTTACTTGATCAGCTCCCCTTatctttactttcttctctttccacacTTCACTTCCAGAGTCATCCTTTCAGCCACTTTCTTGTCAGTGTCCTTGAACTCCGTGACTCATCACCCTTTCACTCTGCCCCCTGGCAAAACCCCAAGTGTGCACTTCCATGAGCCCATTTCCAGGCTTCAGTACAGGTTGGTGCCACTGAAAGTTCATGTTCCCCCACCTTGCCTGGGCTCTCAGAGCCATCCAAAAGGGAGAAGACTGCAGTTAACCCAAATTACAGAACCAGTAGTGAAAACATCCCTTATTCTTTCATTATGTCTGTCAATagaggaggttttttttttttttttaagattttatttatttgacagagagagaagcagcaagagagggaacacaagcagggggagtgggagagggagaagcaggcttcccactgagcagggagcccgatgtggagctcgatcccaaaacactgggatcatgacctgagccaaaggcagacacttaacgactgagccacccaggtgccccaatagaaGAGGTTCTTGACCAGAATTAATTCCATGGCAGTTAAAGGCAATGAGTTGTTGGGGAAGCAGGACCCCTTGCCCCCCCATGTGTTTAATTAGGAAAAATTAGGAAACtaaattcaatataaatataatatgtacCTTTGGAAACATAATTACCAACGGTGAAAAGCTTGATTTTtcaaccccccccctttttgagATCTTTGAGACCACAGATTTGTGAGAAGAGAAATTAGGAGCtaagaactatttatttttttatgatttatttatttatttgagtgagagaaagagggagagagagagagagcatgtgagcagagggaggagcagaggaagagggagaaagaaccttcaagcagactccccactgtgcaaggagtcctatgtggggctcaatcccagaaccctgagatcatgacctgagccaaaaccaagagtcagctgctcaattGGCTGAGCCACCTTGGCACCCCAGAGCTAAgaactttttgaaataaatatatattgtgttttcatgtatgtttttatttcagtgattaaATGAAATGTGTCAGTTTATAGAGCTAAAGAAAATCTAAAGTTATGGCTAGGACACTTGCAAGAAGCATTAGTCTGGTCCACTTTATGATTTGGGTTCTAAGTTGATTTGTAGCCCCATAGGTCATTGAGCAGATCTGCTCTGCAAGGTGAGCACTGAGGAACTGTACTTGACCTTCATAGGGGCCTTTCCTTCACCGCTCTGTGGTCAGTTCTGAGATATCATCTACCTTACTGGACACTTTAACAAAGTACTTTCACATTGCATCTTGTTAGTCCTCATTGTCTCTGATTATAATTCCTATAGTGTTAGAAATTTTATGTGAAGCTTGGGACCGAAAGCCAGGAGGCCAGGATTTTAACCCCATGATCTACCTCCTACTTACCAAGGCTAAAGTTTCGGATACAGTTGCTATAGCAGTGAGAGCTACCCAGCCTTCTTGCTACGGAGTGAAatgcaaatgtttattaattttggaaaattaaatgtttttaaataatagatttattaaattaaataagttaatgcaatttaaaaattaaatgtattccaGAGAAATAAGGATTTCTGACGACTGATAACATTCTGTATTCAAAACCAATtcccaaaaaactaaacaaaacaaaccaattcCCAAAGCTAGTCAATGAGAAGTGCAGAAGAGTAACATATAAATAGTTTTCACAAAATGGTTTCCTCCACAATGGATTGATTAGGTAACAGATAACCACCCAGGCTGAAACAGATAGCAATCTCAGTGGTTTAAcacaataaagatttatttcctgcttgcTCTATAAGGCCATTCTAGGACAAGGTTTTTTTCTAACTAATGGCTCTGCCATTCTCCGGAGCAGGGgtcaggaaacttttttttaaagggccagatagtaaatattttaggccttcTGGACCACATGATCTCTTTTGCAGCTCCTCAACTCTGCACACAAAAACAGCCATAGATAATATGGAAACAAATTAGTGTggttgtgttctaataaaacttaatttatgaGACTGAAATTTGAATTCGACATAATTTgcatgtgtcacaaaatattgttcttcttttggttttttttttcaactatttgaaATGCAAAACCATTCTCAGCTCACAGGCTGAGAAAATAGGCAGAGGGATGGATCTGGCGCACAGACCATAGTTTGCCAACACCTGCTCAGGGGTCTCCCCCAAGGCCTCACAGTTGTTGTCTGCAACCTCTACATCCTGGTAGTAATGCAGGACCTTGTGGGAGATTCTGTGGGCCAGTTGAGCCCACACCACCCTCCTTTCCCATTTCATTGACCAGAATTAGTCACAGGCCCTATCAGGATAGAAAGGATCCAGAATAGTCTTTTATGTGCctagaagaaaaatggaatggtATGGGGAAGGAACAGTGACATCTGTGCCATCAAATCATTTGTCTACATTTTCTGTTCTTCTTGCCTTTGCTTAAAGTAttactttccttttcccttctccagTCTGGTTGACTCAACTTCCCCAATATCATCCATTTCAATATGATCTTTCTTCAGATATTTCTACAAATACCTTTATTTTGAAGCTTTTCTTGATTCATCCAACCAAAAATAATCTCTTTCCTTTGACTCATCAAAGAAATTTGAACTCTCACACCACGTCCTTTACCTTATAGAATGGATATTTGTcaacttttcttcttcccacctcTAGATTATAGGCCCACTGAGGGTTGATACTACTCATATtttttataacaactttattgagatgtaactcATATACCATAGCATTCACAGTTCAGTGTAAAATGGGGTAACTTCTATGGAAAATAGTGTGGCAGTttgtcagaaaattaaaaatagaattactatatgatccagtaattccacttccgggtatatacccaaaagaattgaaagcagggactcaaacagatatttgtacactgatgttcatagcagtattattcataatagcctcgAAGTGGAAGCAACTCAactgtccattgacagatgaatagataaacaaaatggggcataaatgcaatgggatattattcagccttaaaaaataagaaattctgaCATATATGTATGCCTCCACATGGATAGATCTTAAGgatattctgctaagtgaaataaactagtCACAAAACAACAagtgctgtatgattccactttgATGAGGTAGGCAGAgaagtcaaaatcatagagatagaaggtagaatggtggttgctgtgggttgggggagggaggaggaggacgggTTATTTTTCAATGGGTATGCAGTTTCagctttgcaagatgaaaagcgttacagagatggatggtggtgctgGTTTCACAATCATGTCAATACACAGATGCCGCTAAACTGCACACCTGAAGATGATAGTtatgatggtaaattttgtgttatgtgtattttaccacaattcaaaaaaaaaaaaaattgaagtgcaTTGTAACAATGTCaccaaaaaaagaatacacttcAGTAGTTTTTAGATATTCCAAAGTTGTGCAACCGTTGCCACAatccactttgttctttttatttttaaaaatttttgaagagttaatttttttatatgagagagaaagagagcacgagagggagggggcaggcagaaggagaaggagaagcagactcctcactgagcacggagactcaatcccaggaccctgagatgataacccaagccaaaggtagatgcttaactgactgaaccacccatgctTCCTGCCATAATCAATTGTAGGACATTTTCATCCccctaaaaagaaaccctgtacccatcaACAGTCATTCCTCAttgccctccccccagcccctggcaaccacctctactttctgcctccatggatttgcctgttctggacaatTCATATAAACAgagtcatataatatgtggccttttgtgtccaacttctttaatttagcataatgtttttaaggttcacccatgttataTAGGACTTCATTCTTTATTaatgtcagtacttcattcctttgaatagctgaatgatattccactgtaggattacattttgtttatccattcatcagttgatggacattcagCTTCTTTCTACtctttggctattttgaataatgctgctacgaaaatttctgtaaaagttttgtgtggacatatgtctACAATTCTCTTGGggatgtatatatacacacttaccTGCCTACCTGcttacctaggagtagaattgctgggtcatatggtaattctgtgtttagcattttgaagaacttccaaattgtttttcacagctgcaccattttacaatcttCCAGCAATGCATCAGGGTTACAATTTCTCTCCGTCCTCACCAGAACTTgttattgtctctctttttaatgaTATCTCTCcaagtgggtgtgaagtggttgctcatggtggttttgatttgcatttccttcatgaTTAATGATGcatctttcatgtgcttcttagctatttgtgtattttcttcggacaaatgttaaaattaaattgtatttttattgtgaGTTGTAagaattgtttatatattttgacatgagtcccttattagatacatgattctgtgggttctttttactcttcttcatggtgtcctttgaaacacaaaaatttttaatttctgatggtgtctaatttatttttttcttttgttgtttatgcttttggtgtcataagAAATCATTGCCTTATCCAAGATCATAGAGATTTACTCtatgagttttatacttttagctcttactcagtctgtgatccattttgaattaatttttgtatatggtgtgaagtaGGAGTCCAacatcattcttttgcatatggatatccagttgtcccagcatcatttgttgaaaatcggctattctttccccattaaattgtcttggcactcttggcactcaaaaatcaattgaccataagtTATGAGATTATTTCAGGACTCTcgattctgtttcattgatctatatagGTCTACCCTTATGCCACACTGTCTTGAATACTGTAGCTTTGTCATAGGTTTTTAAATTGGGAAGAGTGAatccttcaactttgtttttcttttttaatattgttttggttattcttgATTCCTTGTATTTATggatgaattttaggatcagcttaatttaatttgttaatttctgCAAAACACCAGTTGAatttttgataaggattgcattggaGATGAAGATCAGTTTGGGTAGTATTGCCATAtgaacaatattaagtcttctgatctatgaacatgggatatctttctatttattagGTCTTCTTTACTTCAACAACGTTttgtggtattttattctttttaatgctattataagtagaattgttttcttaatttcatattctgatttttcattgctagtatatagaaatacaattgattttttgtaTATAGATCTTGTATTATAcaaccttgctgaacttgtttattaattctaattgtgtgtgtgtgtgcacgcgcatgaACATTACTCAGTGTCACATCCTCTGGagcacttaacacagtgcctAATCTTAACTAATATTCAGTCCATTTGTATTCCTTGAATTGATCTCTTTAAATGCCCTGTTGCCACAGAAGCCTCCCATTAGCTGAGTAATTTTTCAGTTCCCGGTAttattgaatcattctttttcttcttcactcttaTCTACAGGCTTGGGAACAATGGGCCGAGGCATTGTCATTTCTCTTGCAAAGGCCAAGATCCCTGTGATTGCTGTGGAATCGGACAAGAAGCAGCTAGAGGTTGCCGAGAAGATAATATCCTCCCTCTTGGAAAAGGAAGCATCCAAAATGCAGCATAGCAGCCACCCTTGGTTAGGACCAAAACCTAGGTTAACTACATCTATGAAGGAGCTTGGTGGTGTAGATTTAGTCATTGAAGCAGTATTTGAGGAAATTAACCTGAAGAAGCAGGTCTTTGCTGAACTCTCAGCTGTGTGCAAGCCAGAAGCTTTTCTGTGCACCAATACTTCAGCCCTGGACATTGATGAGATTGCTTCCTCTACTGATCGTCCTCACTTGGTCATCGGCACTCACTTCTTCTCGCCAGCTCATGTCATGAAGTTGTTAGAGATTATTCCCGGCCAGTACTCTTCGCCCACTACCATTGCCACAGTTATGAATTTAtcgaaaaagattaaaaaaattggaGTAGTTGTAGGTAACTGTTTTGGATTTGTTGGCAATCGAATGTTGAAGGCTTATTACAATCAGACGTACTTCTTGTTAGAAGAAGGCAGTAAGCCAGAGGGCGTAGATCAGGTGCTGGAAGAGTTTGGTTTGAAAATGGGACCTTTCAGAGTGTCAGATCTTGCTGGACTGGATATTGGTTGGAAATCTCGACAAGGGCAAGGTCTTACTGGACCTAAGTTGCCTTCAGGGACGCCTGCCCGAAAGCGAGGCAACAGGAGATACTGCCCAATTCCTGATATGCTCTGTGAATCAGGACGATTTGGCCAGAAGACAGGGAAGGGTTGGTACCAATATGATAAGCCATTGGGTAGGATTCACAAACCTGACCCCTGGCTTTCTGAATTTCTGTCACAGTACAGAGAAACCTATCACATTGAGCCACGTATCATTAGCCAGGATGAGATCCTTGAGCGCTGCTTATATTCCCTCATCAATGAAGCATTCCGTATCTTGGAAGAGGGGATGGCTGCTGCTCCAGAACACATCGATGTTATCTATTTACATGGGTACGGA
This window contains:
- the EHHADH gene encoding peroxisomal bifunctional enzyme, giving the protein MAEYTRLRNSLALIRLRNPPVNAISAAVVHGIKEGLRKAITDHTVKAIVICGADGKFSAGADIHNFSAPGKPGLVLGHVVDEIQRNEKPTVAAIQGLALGGGLELALGCHYRIAHAEAQIGFPEVTLGLLPGARGTQLLPRLIGVPAALDLITSGRHILADEALKLGILDEIVNSDPVEEAIKLAERISDQPLESRRLCNKPIQSLPNMDSIFSEAFLKMRKQHPGCLSQETCVRAVQAAVQYPYEVGLKKEEELFMYLQKSGQARALQYVFFAERNVSKWSTPSGASWKTAVAHHISSVGVVGLGTMGRGIVISLAKAKIPVIAVESDKKQLEVAEKIISSLLEKEASKMQHSSHPWLGPKPRLTTSMKELGGVDLVIEAVFEEINLKKQVFAELSAVCKPEAFLCTNTSALDIDEIASSTDRPHLVIGTHFFSPAHVMKLLEIIPGQYSSPTTIATVMNLSKKIKKIGVVVGNCFGFVGNRMLKAYYNQTYFLLEEGSKPEGVDQVLEEFGLKMGPFRVSDLAGLDIGWKSRQGQGLTGPKLPSGTPARKRGNRRYCPIPDMLCESGRFGQKTGKGWYQYDKPLGRIHKPDPWLSEFLSQYRETYHIEPRIISQDEILERCLYSLINEAFRILEEGMAAAPEHIDVIYLHGYGWPRHRGGPMFYASTVGLPTVLEKLQKYYRQNPDIPQLEPCDYLKKLASLGNPPLKEWQSLAGPPSSRL